The following is a genomic window from Fundulus heteroclitus isolate FHET01 chromosome 16, MU-UCD_Fhet_4.1, whole genome shotgun sequence.
GTGTGGAGGGGGAACCATCTGGGGTGTTAGCACGAAATGAATCGTTTAAAGATTCAGCGGCTCAGCATGTCACCACCAAGAGGACGTTCTAATATAAAGaggaaaatacagaaaaaagtgACGGTAGTGACCAGGGCTGGAAAGCAGCAGCTTTAACACGGTGTGATGTCATGGATGGATTTGTTTGGAGGACGATAGGATATTTGCCAACATAACAAAGTCTGTTAGGATTTACCATCGATCGATGTGATCAATATGATGTGGGatcatctgcccatctaacactattatttacattcatattaACTCACAATATGATTTAACCATTTCACTTCTGAgcaggcatttaaatcaaaaacagcgTTCttctaatgttaaaataataatagtagatCACCTGTTCACTTTAGTGTAATGCcatgtgaatttcaaaataaaggtgcgTCTTAATAATGATGATACGGATGGACATTTAAATCTTGCACTGATGTAATTGGCTCGTTAATCCCTCCTGCTGGGGACGCAGTCTGAACTAGAACCAAACTGAATTGACGGCTCGTGTCTCGTCTGCTCCTCTCTCCAGGAGGCCTCCTGTAGCCATGAAGGTCCCCAGCGTCCCTCGTTGTCTGGGCCCAAATGTTTACCGCCAGGTGCCAGAGGGCGGCTGGGGCTGGGCCGTGGCCGTGGCCTTCTTCATGGTGGAGGTCAACACGTACGGCATCCTCAAGACCCTCGGAGTGTTCCTGCAGGATCTCATGGAGGAGTTTAAGGAGAGCAACAGCCGTGTCTCCTGGGTCATCTCCATCTCTGTGTTCATCTTTGCCTTCACAGGTGAGCTTCCTTCCCCTCTACTGCCGCCGCATTTCTCTTTTATTGACTTAGACTTCAAGTGTTGTCTCGTTACAAATGGAAGAGCAAAGACACAACAGACAGTCAGAGAATCTGTATTTATTTCCTTCTAATCGGAGCTTTGAACATCTTGGCATGTTGTGTCCACATGTTCAGTCTGTTTATCTGGACCGTGTGTTCAGCCTTTTAATGCTGGTCTCACCTGACCAAAGCACCAGTTCACACCATTTactgtttgttgtgtttcaaCCCCATCCTCAGCCCCTCTGGCATCGTTGCTTAGCAACCGCTTCGGCTACCGTCCTGTCGTCATGATGGGAGGCTTCCTCATGAGCCTGGGAATGATCTCCTCTGCCTTCACCACCAGCATCAATGAGATGTACATCACTATTGGCATCATCTCAGGTACTAGAAACTCACAGTCTCActtatctgtctgtctgtctgtctgtgtgtcagtctgtgtgtctgtctctgtctgtctgtctgtgtctgacagtctgtctgtctgtctgtctgtctgtctgtgtgtgtcgtTGTATTGTGTCTTCTCTAAAGCAGTCTTCCCTCAGCAGATCCGTGTGTCTTGTTTAACGGCCACACTGTTTGAACTAAAGGGACTTCTAGCAGTGTCCTTACAAAATCTGCTCCTTGCAGCGCTGTCTAATGACTGAGAAGTGAAGACTCTCTCTGAAACACCACATAGTGAGAGCCATCTTAGCTTTCTAGGCGGGCCGACAGAAATAAACACCCGAAGAGAAAGTAACTCCAGTAACTAGAGTTCTGGGGAGGGAATATGGCCAAATGCTGGCGTCAAAGTCCGCTTTCTCATAGGTCCTTGAACAGAAAGCACTGCTAGCTCTCCCGCCATGAATGCCATGTCTCCCTGTGCAGTGGAACACAGCTAACTTTACAActccttcctctctctccccttgtctctttttttgtctttacattGATTTTGTCTTTCAGCAGTGGCTGTAGCAAACCTGTCTCCTCGCGAGCAGCCTGCCATCCTTGACAAAGGAGTGACCTGACAGCTTGACTCTTTGACCCACCCCCCCTAGCCATGCAGTGTTCCTACCATGCGGGCCAGTGGCTGTCATGCCCCCTTTCTCTTTTCTCCTGTCTTTGTAGGCTTGGGCTTCAGCCTCTCCTTCCTCCCCACGGTCACCATCCTGGCCCAGTACTTTTCCAGGCGGAGGGCCCTCGTCACCTCCATCGCTTCCTCTGGAGAGTCTTTCGCCATATTTGCATTTGCACCTGGTGAGTATACAGTCTCCTAGGTTGGACTTTTCTCTGCCCACTATAACACACATAAGCTGAAAGCACTGAATAAAACTGGCTTCTTGGTGGATTCATGTCAGATCTATTTATATAAACATGAAAACGTGTTCACAAGCCTCCAGTTCTCAacattttgtcaggtttttGCCACAAACAATCTCTTTCATTCTGGCCATGGAAGGAAATCATACCAGATTTATTTCCTACTTTTTAACTGGCTGCAGTTCCAGTTGCAGATCTTTTAGTGGACACTTCCACCGGACTCCCACATCTACAGCTCGCCCACAGCCCTATTGGAGGAAGAGTGTTTGTAGCAGTCAAGTGTCAAGTCTAGTCACACATtctggcctttgactaggccctgTGGCAGCTAAGGGAGCTGGCTGGCCTTATTTCATGGCTCCAAACACCAGTGCTGTAGCTTTAGCACAGCTAGCATTTCATCTGCCTTCCAGGGAAAGCTCCTTCAAACCAAGccagctttatttctaaagcactttaaataCAGCAGGcactgaccaaagtgctgaaccatttaaaatagacaaaaacattaagatttagaacaaaaagataattaaaagcaggaataaaataatCCAAGTAACCACAGTAAATGCAACTCTgacaagaagaaaataaaacagttgatTAACACCTCAaacagcagatttaaaaatgccTGTTATAGAGAGAGCAGCAAAGCGTTCCTTAATTCTGAAGCAACAAGAAAAAACCTGATTAAGGTCAAAACAGGTTCTGTGTTGGTCTCTGAACGGAGCAGCGACTTCACAGTGTTTTCTGTCTCCTCCACAACAACTGGACAAACAGCTGTCGTGTGGACAGATTCCCTAAACCTGCATTATACTGAACCAGAACTTTCtctctgacccgtctgctgggttccttgttGTTCCCTGATGTTCTCTAAGAAACACAGATGCCATCATCATTTTATCTAAAAAACCCATGGATCCCTTTCCCTCTGGCTTCATTGTCCACCAGAGTCCAATAAAAGTCagatgtttgtggttttaacttgacaacatgtgaaaaagtttaagggaCGTGAACCGTTTTGTAAGACATGATGGCAGTAGAAGCCTCTACGCAGAGATGGCGCGCTGCTGAAAGCTGCAGAACAGTCAGAGATAGAAGCAACAACACAGTGATTCCCCTGAAATGTCTCCACAGCCTTCACCAGACTGAAGGAGGACATCGGCTGGCGCTACTGCCTGGTTGTCCTCGGCGTCATGCAGGCATCTGTAGTCGTCTTTGGCGTCCTCCTCCGTCCAATCAGCATCGAGTCAGAGCCCACGAAGGAGGACAGCGACTCAAAGTCAGACTCCCTGTCCCTGAAGCAGATGCAGAGTGTCTTTGAGCTGGAGAACGAGAAAACACAAACCTCTCTCAGCTCCGCCATGTCCCAGGGTTCTGGGGACTCCGGTGTGACGTCCCTCTCAGCGTCAGACGAAGACCTGAGGAACGCTCCGGCTGAGGACCAGGCTCTGATGGAGTGGGGGACGCAGGACAAAGAGATGCTGGAGAAGTCGCCCCCTGACTCAGCCCAGCAGCAGCCTGACGCAGAGCGGTCAGAGGGAGAGGCCGGTCCTCTCCAGCCCTCCACCCCTAAGCTCCTGGACTTCTCCATGCTCAGAGACAGGGCCTTCATATGCTACTCGCTCTTCGGCCTGTTTGCCACCCTGGGCTTCTTTGCCCCACAGCTTTACATCATCGAACTGAGCAAGAGCCGGGGCGTAGAGCCCGCCATGGCCTCCTACATGCTGTCAGTCATGGCTGTGGCCGATATCTTTGGCCGCTTCTTCATCGGTGTAGTCCTAAACAGGGTTCGCTGTAAGAAGACCCACGTGCTGCTGGGCTGTGTGGTTCTCCTGTCCCTGGTTCTGGTGGCCTTCACCGTGGTGTGGGAGTTCTGGGGCCTGGTGGTCTGCTGTGCTCTCTACGGCTTCTTCATGGGAACAGTCGGCTCCACGCACATCCCCCTGCTGGCAGAGGAGGAAGTGGTTGGGATCCAGAAGATGCCGTCCTGCGTTGGAGTCTACGTCTTCATCCAGAGCTTTGCTGGGCTGGCCGGACCACCACTAGGAGGTAAAATCTGCTTCCTTAGCTTTTTAGTTGAAGCATTTGGGAAAGATCCTAACTTCTGAATCCTCTTTGCCTTCAGGTGTGCTGGTGGACGTCACTCAGAACTATGGCGCAGCTTTTTACTCCTGTGCAGCAGGGATGGTGCTCAGCGCCGTCTGCCTGGCTCTGGTGGGCGTGGCCAAGTCCGGGGCGTGCCAAAGAGTGAGCAGAAAGCAGGAGAGGAGCCAGAACGCCGAAGAAGAGGAGAAGATGTCTCAGGACAGTACCCCACTGGACTTTCTGGAGATTGACCTGTCTGAGAACGGTTCAGTCAAACAGGCCGAGGACAACAGCTCAGGTATTTGAGCCGGACCACCGCAGGACTTTACCTCCCGTCAGCCAACACAGCAGAGCTCAGAGTTCTGTGgcttcagctgctgctgacCAAACCTCAGGTGCTGCTCCCTCACTTCTTCACAGGAAGACCAAAGACACAGCAGCTGGACGCACACCGCCACATCTGTCTGCTGCTTCTGGCCCAAACAAGCTGTCACCAGGCTGGTTCTGTGGTCCCCAGCCTTTCACAGTCATCCCTGTTGTCAGGCTGACAGTATTAAGGCTGCCTGGAGGCTTTTTGTTAGAAAGCAACAGCTGATATTTAAGGCAACTTGCTTATTGAATTGTTTGCCAGACCAATGACAGATGGGTAAGCGATGCTTCACGGCACGCTCTCTGTCCGGTTCTGCCAGCCGGTAGGTCACTTTTTTATTCCTAAACAAAGAAATTAATCCATTTCATAAGAGAAATGGAACATGTTCCTAACTGCAGAACTGCTGATTCAGCATTCCAATGTTTGTTTTACCCACTGGATAAAACAGTGAGAGCAGTTAGTCTAAAgcagagctgaagaaaagcccGGAGCTGGACACAACCGGGACCTGCTTTGTTCCTCATATAAAACCCACCGGGTCGCAATAATGTAACAAACATTCTGCTGCTTAAGACACACAAGCTCTGCAGATTGTCCAGAACAGCCGATAGATACCACAAAGATCATTCTTACAAATATTGGTCCAGATTGTAAGGAGCAATACGGCAGCAGTGTTCAGTGATTCTTCAGAGGGGGCTCAGTCTGAGCGTGGAGGTACCGAGCTCAGCCCAATCAGTGAATCTTGAATTCTGCGCTGCTTTGGTAAAAGAACTGTTCTTTTATCGCTTCACGATCCTGTCGCTGTACTGTAGAACTCCACTTGATGCCAGTCAGACTGAAAAGCAATGATCATGCAGAAGATAGCTTAGTCTTTCTTACGTTTTGTgtattatgtttgtttttacctgGTGACTTTGGTTATAGAACGACACACAGCTCAAAGTGTGGATCTCATGTATACAAAGCTGTAAATAATGTATCTGAAGCACCTTCTCTGAGTCTGTTCTGCAGCCTCACATCCTCTCTGCATCCTCGACAACTTGAAGTTTAGCTCAGAAAAATGTTTCCTCGTcgacattatttaaaatgtttatttaatgtctttttttattctgtcaaCTTTTGAAGTGCCAGGCAGGTGACTTCGTGTTAAGTGCTGTACCattgtcctttttaaataaaatctctaCAACAGTGGCCATGTGTGTGTTGTGTACAGTTCAGTTCAGGAGCTGATGTTCATCTCAGCTCTAACTCTATAAAAGTGAAGCTTAAGCCTGTTCCTGTGTGCTTCAGCACCACGGACAGCGACCCCGACTCATCAATACCAGAGCCTCTGAGCCGACACTGAGAGGCATCGGCAGTATGCCACATATTCTAACCTGCATAACGAAGTAGTTCCAGTTAGACTGAAATCAACACAGCCCACATAAAGTAATCTGGCTAATTCTTCAGCAGACATGTACGACTGACTCCAGAAGCCTCTTAAAAGGAACATTGTCTGGACCTGGAAAATAAAACCTCATCAACACATCACTGGATAAACCCTTTTCCTGGACATGCTAGCTAGATGTTCCTTAAGTGTAGCGATGGACATCAAGAACATGTGACTAGCAGTGTTAAGTATAAATGCAGAGTTCTTTGTTACGTATCATGAGcagattgaaaaaaacaatacgAACATCTCACTAAATTACaataatgtgaaaatgttctatATTTTCCATCAATCAGTTCAGAAAGTAAGAATCATGTTAGATAGATTCATCACACATGGTTGGAAATATCCCAAGTATTtattccttgtaaatttgatgATCATGGCTTACAGAAGATGAAAACGCTAAATTCTGTCTCAGATAATCAGAATTTAAcatcaaacatatttttagGTATAAATCTACTTGCCGTATTATCGTCTACAGAATCATatggaagactgctgactggacggATGTCCAGAAGACGGCCACTGACCGCCTCCACAAGGAGGGGACGGCAGTAGGGTGAGGTGACTGAAGACAGTGTTGGAGCATCAGAGGGCtgtgaatttggggttttcaaaCAGATACAAACCATTCAGCTCGTCCATTAATTGGGTCCCAGCAGAGTTGAGGGAGGGTCTCATGTAGTGTCAGCAGGCCCCTCCCCAGATTAACGTCCAGCAGTCTTTTAAACTTATACCTGTATGGGTCGTCATAGGAGCGTGTGACTTTTACTCCTAAGTAAACTTCCTCTGCTTGGTTAAAGGGGCTGATAGCCACAGGGGTTACCAGGTGATTAAGGGTAAACAGACTCATTTTCATATGGTTTACTTTTGTATGCTACAAGCCAAacctaaatttattttaatgctaTATTGCAGGGGTGGCCAACTCCGGTCCTCGAGGGCcagtgtcctgaaacttttagaggtttccctggccccacacacctgaatcaaacagcacaattagctcctcagtatgcagtcaggttcttcagagtcctgctaattaactgatcatttgactcaggcgtgtcagaccagggacacatctaaaggttgcaggacaccggctctcgaggaccgGAGTTGGCCACCCCTGTTATATTGGTTGAAATATAAAGATGTACTCCAGTAGCCTGGCTTGCTAAGGATGTGtgtcaaaacacagaaaagttttgtgagagaaaatctaaaaacataATTACCTGTTTTCTCTGATGAATTTATGGAAAACAGGATTTGTTTCatgtctgcagccattttaccAGACAGAGTCAAATCAGACAGGTTTGGACGTATTACATATTCTGAATGTCTTTCTTAATAGTTAGCGTCACAATGGCGTCTCATCTGCACAACCATCATCATGATCACTTCTTTACTCCTTTATTTGTCCTCCAAGCAGCTCAACTTCCTGGTTCTCTTTAAAAGTGGATCTTTAGGTTCCCCTGCCGCTGTGGTAGACTCTCAaccttttgttgaaatttgagTATAAATAATACTGGATCACAGAAGAAATGTTGTATGGCATATTAATGTGGGAAGGCCAGGAACTACTGAAAAAAGTGCCGTAAATCCCCATTGAGCTGAACAACAGTCACCCTGCACACGTTATTCCTCAGATCTTTAGTACATGCAATCTTAAtgctgatttaaatttttttgtgtctgtcaaCACAGAGCAAACTTCACTGGTTGTTACAGTTCAGGAAGCGTTTGAAACGATGACTGATTAATGAAGAATCCAACTTTTAAATAGTGATTCCCTGTGACTCTCTGAATGAGTGTCATGTGAAAGCCAGAGGACGCTGCAGCTCCCAGACAAGCAGAATGTCTTATCTGCAGATGGTTctggaagaactgagagacgACCTTGAGGTCGGGTTGAACAGCTGTTGTGCAgaactccccccccctccccccgagCTGAGAAACGGGACAGTGAGAACTGTGCTCCTGTTCATTGGGAGGTGAAGGCTACTCTTATCAGGATATCAGAGGCTGATTTCTGGCAGCTCAAATGCCCTTCATTAGAAAGTTTCCCTTTTGACTCAGAttttaatcatgttaaataaatccaaagCATATATTTTCTCAGTCAGCTAGATTAGGACGCTTTCTAACAGGTTCATTCTCGACGCGGTTGACCCGAGTTCGACTcagacccgcggtcctttgccgcatgtctctccccctcttccaccccccttcctgtcagcctactgtgttaaaaagcgagccactagagctgtgaaaaatctccaaaaaaaaaaataaaaaaataattattcagtTTCattgaagcattcatgttgggATTCTTGAAAACAATAAACCATCTTTCAAGAATCAGTCTGGAAGTTTTTTAgagtcattccaaaaaagagCGACTGGTCAATATCTAACGGGACCGATTACATATTAGAAGTCATACATCAGTcatttaaagatgaaaatatCAAAGCGCATCATTCCATAAGGTATGTTTATGCTGTATAACTATGGTTGTTccttatttggtttattttgtggAAATCTGGGGACTACCTGTAAAACATTTACCAATTCAACTCTTATTTTACAGTAAAGACCCCCTAAACGTCATTTGTAGAAAGCCGCAGAGACCCgacaaatacattattttaatatttaaaactgaaCATAATTTGCAAGATGCGATAGTTCATTATATCAGCAAATTTCATCAAAGTCCAACATATTCTACCAGTTAATCTACAGAAGAGATTTTTAAACAAGATTATAGATGTTTAGCGATTTATACAAAACCCAGATTTGGTGGAACATTGCATTTCTGTTAATGAGATTATTCTATATAGTAATTTAACAAAGGAATTAAAATatactttaaacaaaaataaatcaaatatgaAGCATCAACATAAAGAATGATGAATTTCAGGTTTTGATTGTAAATGTGAGTAGAGACttctttcttctcctccttGTTGATCTGTGGGTAGGTGATAAACCgatgttcatatttttttgaAACGGGGGGTAAAGTGGCTGAATCTGTGAGTTACTTTGAGGTGGTCCTTCAGAGAAAATCCTCATGAAGTTTGTGTGTGACAAATGTGAAAACCTTGTGTATAAATACTTCCAACAGCACTGACAGCAACCATTAAAAATCAGCTGATTTATTGAGGAGTGTTGGCGGTTAAGACAGTATAAGTTAGACTTTACATTGAAAGCTGTTTTATCAGAGCACACCCAAACTACAGTATTTAGTGGTAACAACATTTCACAAAGACATGGCATTTTAAGTGTCAACAAACAAAGAAGGTAATAAACGGTTGCCAACATGGGTTTAAACAGGATGCAGAGCACAGGCCAGGACGTTTCCTGTTTAAGACACTGGCAGCATGAAAACGCTCATTCCTGCAGAGTAGTGCTGATGCAGAGGGCGAAACCTGCACAGGCTGACTTCCTTACAAAGGGAATCAGACAGACGTTTGTTTCCACAGCTGCAGAGAAACATCTAAATCTGTGTCTCGGACTGTAGCAGTGGGGCTGAAAGAGCCAGATTCAGCAGCTGGAGATGGTGCAACACAGCACCAGGAACGTGGTAGAAGGCAAGAAGGCAACCTTAGAAAGTAAGACTTGTGCAACGTCTGGAAGGCTGCATGACATAAGGCTtcagtactttaaaaaaaaaaaaaaaaaaaaagagctcatcagaaccagaacgtTTGCAGAGGAAATTGGGTTGCCATGGAGATGAGTTTAAGGTGTGTGGACATGTAAATGGAGGTATTGAGTAAAGTTCTTCCtcagtccacaaaatgcattaCATGAGGGGAGTGTCCACAAGAGGGTGCTGTTGGTCCAATTTCAAGTGCcagcttgtttttaaaaggcTAATTAAAGGACAATGAACAAAGCAACCATTGAGTTTAATGTAGGAATGACAGCAGATCTCCCAGTCTCCACTCAGGAtgtctgtttttattcctaCAGCTGATAACTGAGTTCTGAAAGGAGGCCCATCTTTTCCAACAGCGCTGCCTGGTTGTCACTTCTCAATAAACTACACCATCAGGTAGATCACACACCTGAGATACCAACACGGCCAATAGCTTTCCAGCCCAATGTGTGCAGAGGCCCAGCTGCAGCACCCTGCCACTAATATCTGTCAAAAACTAAACGTCTTTAACGTTTGGGAGATTAAAGGTAAGTTAAGTCAGTAGATGTCTGCCTTGGACTTCTTCCAGCTTAGACTAGCCGTTAGCTTCAGTCTCCAGGACCgactaatctggatttatacatCAGACACCCAGTTTTCTGCTGCAGGCAACATGCTAACCTTCAACAACAGCCAACTTCAAAAATTAATTACTGCTCCCTTTAATAGAACCTCCACCCCAGAGGCTTGTCGCCTTAGTGACATCACCACAAGGGTTTTAGTGATGCAGCGCTGAGCGCCTCCTCCTCTAACACGTCAGTTAAACTTGCTGTTCCCTGATGAGCTCTAAACTGCATTCAGACGCTGTGAAACTAATGATGGGAAACAGAACCAGTACCAGAGGGAGTGGAGCGCAGCTTTCTGCCCCCTAACATCTATTCCCGGGTTATCGTGCTTTTCTAATACTGCTCTCATGGGGCGCTGACACAGCACATAGGCCTGGAGGAGCTGGCATCTGCGTGCCACAACGCAGCGTGTGTACTGCAGCAATAAAGCAGGTTTGCTGAGCGTCAACACAGGCCGTCTCACACTGTAAGGCCACACGGCGCCAACACACAACAAGCTCCCCTTTGGACCCAAGGGATGACGAGACAGGGCGGTCCAAGCGCAGACAAAGAAGACTCCTCCGGACTGTCTGGGCAGGAACAGATGGGACACAGTGTGCGTCTGTGAGCAAACAGAGCGCTGCTTCTTCTTCACACACACTGAGGGATGGAGGACTCAGCCATTAGTCAGCCGGCTCCTTCTACAGACCGACCACAGCACCGTCATCCCACTGCTCCATGCTGATGTCCAAGGAGGACGTTCAGCATCACACCAAGAGGGAACCGTGTGGTGCAGCAGTACGGCGTGTTCAAGGGGTCCAACCTGCAGCTTCTCTCGCTCACTGGGGCACGATGAACACACCCTCCAAAAGGCTTAATTCAGTTAAGTCAGGTGATTTTAGACGTACTGAGAAACCTCCTGGTGACCAGAACCGGAGCCTGATCAGCCTGTGGCTGGTGACAGGACAAAACGCTGATCTCTTCCCCACCTGTGAACGCACCGTCACTAAAAACCATGGCTGACGACACTCTTTAGTGTGGAAGTTGTTACCAAGTCAAGAAAAGTCACTTAGCAATTTCAGCTTCAGTGGAAAATAAGTTAGACTGAGCTACGGTACATGAAACGGTATTTTCTACATGTCTGCACTTCATTCAGTGTGTGAGAAAGAGCAAACCCTGAGCAGATACCAGGAAGGCTGCTGTTTCATCCCTCTGAACTTTAACTTCCATCTGTTAGGACGGTGCCTCAGGAATTGATGGAAGCCCTCTGGATTTTTTACAGTGAAGTGATGAAGCTACATTCTGGtggacacagacacacagactgCCGTGTGGAACGCTAACCACACTGATGGCTACTAGAAGATGGTAAAGACTAAAACATCACCACATTTTTTATGTCGCTGCATTAAACCAAGAGTAAAAGGCTGTTTGATGATTACTGCCGTTACACAATGTGTGACATCACCTCTTTGAATTTGCAATCAGGCTAAAAATGACTTTTGCTTTAcagaaatcagccagaatacagtGATCCGATACCG
Proteins encoded in this region:
- the slc16a6b gene encoding solute carrier family 16 member 6b: MKVPSVPRCLGPNVYRQVPEGGWGWAVAVAFFMVEVNTYGILKTLGVFLQDLMEEFKESNSRVSWVISISVFIFAFTAPLASLLSNRFGYRPVVMMGGFLMSLGMISSAFTTSINEMYITIGIISGLGFSLSFLPTVTILAQYFSRRRALVTSIASSGESFAIFAFAPAFTRLKEDIGWRYCLVVLGVMQASVVVFGVLLRPISIESEPTKEDSDSKSDSLSLKQMQSVFELENEKTQTSLSSAMSQGSGDSGVTSLSASDEDLRNAPAEDQALMEWGTQDKEMLEKSPPDSAQQQPDAERSEGEAGPLQPSTPKLLDFSMLRDRAFICYSLFGLFATLGFFAPQLYIIELSKSRGVEPAMASYMLSVMAVADIFGRFFIGVVLNRVRCKKTHVLLGCVVLLSLVLVAFTVVWEFWGLVVCCALYGFFMGTVGSTHIPLLAEEEVVGIQKMPSCVGVYVFIQSFAGLAGPPLGGVLVDVTQNYGAAFYSCAAGMVLSAVCLALVGVAKSGACQRVSRKQERSQNAEEEEKMSQDSTPLDFLEIDLSENGSVKQAEDNSSGI